Genomic DNA from Fibrobacter sp. UWB10:
GTGTGGCAACATTACATTTTTTTTGTTAGAAATAGAGCCGAACGGTCTGTAAAGGGGTAGGTATCCCCCTGGTGCAAGCCATGGCAATCGCCAAACTATGGCCGCCGCGATGTTTTTACCCGCTCACTACCACGGAAAAACCCATGAATCGTTCGCTTGCTAAAAACATTCGCTCTGGCCATCAGCAATTTCAAGCGCCATGTCTTTTACCACCCCCTCGCCTAAGGGCTTTGCCCTTAAAAACCCATACAAGGCGAATGCCGCAACAATCGTGCTTGCACGAATTCCGAAGCTCTAAACGCGCTATGTCCGCGGGCTTTTCCGACCAGGCGCAAGCGCCGCGCCGACTACGAGATTTGTAACGAACGAGCCCCGGTCCCCTGAACGTGTTCAGGGCCCGGCTAGCGAGTGAGAGCAAATCTCATAAGGAGGCGCCAGTCCCAACCCCGCACCGAATTGTCATAAAATTACGACAATAGTTGAAAATCAAAGACAATTTTTCTATTTTTAGAGACAAAATTCATAATTGTGTGACATTTTTTGTTAAATCTGATACAGTTTGCAAATTTTTTACACTTTTGGCACGCATCTTGCTTAAAAAAATACGATATTAAGGATGTAAGGTTATAAAATGCATATTGATTCTACTGATACTACTCTAAAACGTTACCTCGAAGATATTAGACGCACAGCTCCCCTCTCTCGTGAAGAAGAGCAGATTCTGTTCCAGAAAGCTAAAGAAGGCGACAAAATCGCCCGTAAAAAGCTTATTTCTGCAAACATGCGTTTCGTTTTGAAAGTTGCAATTCAATACCGTGGTTGCCCGATTCCGCTGCCGGACTTGGTGAGCGAAGGCGCTATGGGTCTTGTACGTGCTATCGAATCCTTTGAACATACTCGTGGTCTTAAGTTCATTAGTTACGGCGTGTGGTGGATTAAGGCTTACATTACCCGTGCCATTAACGAACAAGGTAACTTGATTCGCTTGCCGGCTAACCAGCACTTGCGCGTGCGTAAGGCTTTGCACGAACAGAGCCGCGGTAAGGAAATCAACGAAGAAATCCGCGAACTTATCCAGATCGGTCAGCGCGGTGTTTCGTTCGACAGCCCGCTCAAGGCAGACTCTAAGGCAACCTATGCCGAAGTGCTCCCCGATGGCACCGCAACGAACCCGGAAAACGAATCTGAAATCCAGAGCGTCGAAGCTTTGGCTCGTGACCTCATGGAACAGCTTCCGGAACGCGAAGCTAAGGTGATTACCGGTATCTTCGGTATCAACCAAGAAGCTCCGCAGACACTTCGCGAAGTGGGCGAATCCATGAACATCTCTCACGAACGTGTCCGTCAGTTGCGCGACCAGGCTCTCCGCCGTATCCGCAAGTACAACAGCAAGGAATTCCTCCAAGATAAGAAGGACGCCTTTTTGGCAGCAATCAACAAATAGGCTTCACTTCGTTTCACCCCGCAAGCCACCCCGGTTCAACAACCGGGGCGTTTTGCTTTTTATACTTGTTCGCGCTCCGCGCTCTCACCCGCCTTTAAGCTTACATACAAAAAACATTCAGCTACCGCTGAATGTTTTTCATTTTCTACAGAGCGCAACCGCTACTTCTTATGTTTCTTGCGGCGGACGCCCCACTTGTCCTTGATTTCTTCGACAATCTTCTTGTCTTCGTAGCGGACAACCATCTTGAACTGCACGGTGTACACGCCCGTTCCAACGAAGCGTCCCTTGTGATCCTTGAAGTTCCAGTTCACAAAGACCTTCTTGTCGGTTTCAAGGCAGTTACCGCCGAACTTCGGGCTTTCGCAAGGCACCGTGATAATGGTGTCGTTCACGTACTGGCCCAAGTGATCGAAGTAGTTCACGATGAACGAGATGTACACGTCTTCAGGCTTCAAGGAATCGAGCACAGACGGATCATACGTACCGTCGGCAGACACCTGGGCACGGTCCAGAAGCTGCGGCACAAAGCGTTCGCCAAGCTGCACCAACTGTCCAAGAGCGCCTTCCTTTTCCATGTCTTCCTTGGTCGTAGAACCCGGCACATAGCGCAGGTTCACAGAGCTTACCGTCTGCAAGGTATAAGACTTGCCATCGGAATCTTCCTTCGGGGTATCGTCATTGACATCGAAGGTGCCCATCTGCGTGGCTTCAACCAAGTGGTTCAGGAGACCACCGATAATGACTGCCTGCGGATTTTCACCGGCAACATTCTTGTAGTTATCCTTGATGGCATCCTTTGCGCCCTTGCGGACAACAATGGAGTCACCCGGCATAATCGTTCCGTCGCTGCCGTTAAACACGAGCTTGGCAGAAAGACCATCCGAAGACCAATCGATTCTCGACGGATTCAGTTCGATCACTTCTTCACCATGGATGTAAGAGAAGTAATCAGATCCCTTAAGATCCTTCGTAAGAATCGGTTCCGAGAACACAACTACGAGCGTATCGGCCTTCTTGCCGTAGTCAAGAGTAGCGGTCGATACCACAGGAGCCATCTTGTCGACCAGCGGAGCAGCGCCTTCGTTCACGAAGGTTTCGCCAAAGATCTTGTAGTAGGTATACACATTTGCCTGCGGCAAGTCTTCAGAGATATTCGTTACACCGCTAGCCAAGCGAGTCGTCGATATAACATCCCAAATCACGCGAGTCGAATCCTTCGGGTCGAGCTTCAAGTTTTCAGGCTGAGCCTGCAACTGAATCATCATACCGCGATAGCTGTACCACGGGAACGACATATACAGAGAACCGTCAATGTCTTCAGCAGTCAGCTTCTTGTCGAACACCGTGACAATCTGATCCAAGACGCCGTCGCCATCGGTATCCCAGTATTCCACATTCTTTGCCTGCGGAAGCCTGTCGACCACGGTGACCGGCACTTCGCGGTCATATTCGTCAGAAGTAATGTACGGCAAGGTCGTGAAAGTTGCACCCGGATGCAGCGACACGCTGTCCTTATTATCGCCCTTCAGCTTGAAGTTCTTTCCGACCAGAATCACGATATCCTTGGCAGGCATGTAGACCTTCTTAATCTGATCCACATCGAAGCCATAACGCTTAGCATCCTGCTTGATCATCACCAACATTTCAGGCATGCTGACGTCTGTCGGGAACAGGTCGATATTGTACTGCAAGAACAGCGAATCGAGGCCATTCACGTTACGGATTGCGTAGGCATCCTTAATGACGTTGCTACCGACTTCAACAATAGCAGATTCGCGGACGTAAGTCGCACCCGAACCAAGTTCGTCACCGTAAGAAACAAGTGCCTTAGCATCCTTCGGGAATTCACCTGCAGGCGGGAGCACCAAGCTAGACACATCAACCAGAATGCGATCACGTGCAGCATTGAACTTCGGATCCACGCAATCAAGCGTATCCTTGCCAATCACCAACTTCACGCCATCCAGGTAGTAGTTGTTCGACAGAGTGTCTTCCAACAGGATTTCTACATAGTCCAGAGCCTTGTCGCCATCGGTATCCTTGATGTAACCCATGCGAGTATCCGGAATCGGATCGTAGAAGTTGATGTTGTCGATAATCACCATCTGGCTGCCACCATACACCTTGATCGAACCGCCCTGAACCACCTTGTCGGCGGTTACGAAGATCGTGACAGAACCATCAGGATGAACCACCAAGGCTTCATTCTTGGAGCCATCCGTCGGGTCAACCAGGCGGACATCCGTCTTCGAGACGAAGCGGAGCGAATCCGGAGAATCAAAGTATTTCTTGACCTTGTCTGCATCAAGCGTAATGGCAACAATTTCGCCCACCTTGGCAGAATCCTTGCCAGAATTATAATGCAGATCCATTTCAGTGCCTTCAGGATCATTCGTCAACTTATAGTAGTTTCCGTTGACAAAGACCACGCTCGGATCATTCGGATCCGGATCGGTCGGGCTGAGCACAACCGTCTTCGAAACGAGCGAGTCACCCTTTTCAAAGTCATCAGCAGACGGGTATTCGTCGAAGCCGGAACCCGGATCTTCTTCGTAATCTTCAGCACCGAAATACTGTCCTCTCGAAGAACTGGATTCACCTTCATCTTCGCCAGTTCCAATAGATCTGCTCGAAGAAGACTTGTCACCCTGATCTTCACCATTACCGTTTCCGCTGCTCGAAGAGCCATTGCTGTTGCTGGAACCGTCGTTACCAGAGCTGTTGCCGTTTCCGCCACTGCTGCTGGAGCCATCGTTACCAGAGCTATTGCCATTTCCGCCGCTAGAGCTGGAGCCGTCATTGCCACTGCTGTTGCCGTTTCCGCCGCTAGAGCTGGAGCCGTCATTACCAGAGCTATTGCCGTTACCACCGCTAGAGCTAGAGCCATCGTTACCACTGCTGTTACCGTTTCCGCCACTAGAGCTAGAACCGTTACCACCAGAGCTCAAGTTAGTACCGCTGCTAGAGCTACCGTTGTTGCCGGAGCTATTACCCGTGCCCGAGCTGCTAGACTTTGCGCTGCTAGAAGATTCGTGGTATTCGATCAGCGAAGAGCTGCTCTGCGAGTCGCTAGACAAAAGATCTTCGTCATCACCCGAATGACCGCCTTCACGAATCACACCCACGCCAGAAAGCGGAGCCAAGTCATCGAGGTAGTTGTCAATCCACTGCACGTGAATCAAAACGTTGTCGTTAATCAACTTCTTGGGGTTTGCGGCATAGTCCACAAAAATCATGTGACCCGTATTAGATGCCACAAAAAGATGGCCGTAACCATCCGTGGTACCCTGGTCCAAACGCCAACCCACGCCACCTGTTCTCGGGCCACTCAAATTCGCCTTTGATTCTTCAAAGAAATATTCACGGAGGTCAATCGTTGCAACGACTTTTGCCTTGACTTCGCCACCTTCGCGATAGGGCTGGATCTGCACAATGCGAGAACCACCGAACACGAAGATTGTCTTAGAATAAGTATCGTAGGCGCCACCATGAGCACCTTCCAACGAGTCAATCAAAACCTTAGTACCGACAGAAGCGATGACCTTGTCACCCACATTTCCGCCATAAGTACCACGGTTCGCATTCGTCACAGTCACCCAGGTCGTATCGGTAAACACGCCGAAATAAGAATCCTTCAGGTTGTTCTTGTTTTTACGTTCCTGTTCCGTACAGGCCCTATATCCGCCGCCAGCTTCGCAGCCACCGCCGAAATAGTCAGAACGCGTAAAGAAGGCAGTACCTTCGCCGTCCCAAATCACGGTTGCCAGTTTCTTGTCTTCTTCAGAGGTGTGCTTCGGGCCCTTGGGTCTCAATTCAACCTGATAACCGGTCGTTGCAAAGTTATTGTTTTGCGGATCGGTTTTCGTCGAGAATCGATACAGATAGCCAGGAATACCGGCAGCCCAAAGGTTATCACCCTTCGGGTCCATCATCAAATGCCAGAAACCGCCCTTACGCGTTGCAGGGGTTGCCTTTGCGACACGGCATGCACCACCATTTTCCTTAGCGGTCTTGCTCACCTTGAAAATGCGTTCGCCCTGACCGGCCACCAACAGGTCGCCATCCGGATGGTGAACAATACCATCGGCGCCTTCCATGCCGTCACCTTCTGTACAAAGAGTCTTCTTGTCAGAAGGCTTCATCAAGAGGTAGCCAGCACCATTATACTGGTAGCTGATACTCTTGACGCGGTCGCTCTGCTCGTACTTGGTATAGTACAGCGTAGCCTTGGTCGCGGCGTGCGGCACAATGTCGCCGATCTGTTGAATCCAAATACCTGTCGCCGGATTTTCCGGAGTAGGGTATTCGCCGTTTGCAGCGAAACTTGCCGCTGCAGACAATAAAACCATCGAAAAGTTTTTAATTGTTTTTCTCATGTTCGTACCCTCGGAAAAAATCCTTACTTAGACCTCTTTGCAGAAATGCCCCATCTAAAGATCCTTTCAACCTTAAAGTCATCCTTTGCTCCGTAAACCTTGATTCTGAATTTAGCAAGATAAACACCAGCGCCCACCCTGCGGCCATCTTTAGAGCGCATATTCCAACGGACATAGAGTTTGTCCGGATTTTCAAGACAGTTGCCGTCAAAGAACGGGTCATCGCAAGCAATGCTACCCGAAGCACCGCCAACGTAGTTGCCAATATTGGTGTACACATACAATTCCCAATGGAGTCCGATATCTTCCATATTCGGCACAGCCTGGCCCTTTTCGTCTTTTCCCATAATGGTGGCATAGCCGATATCCATAAGCACGCCGAGCGAAGACTGGTCAGAAGCTTCCTTAGCTTCTTTCACGTGTTCAATCGTAAACGGCTTTACGCGGTCGCTGAGTTCGGCAGCCTTGTTCAAGTCTGCAAAGGAATTGGTTTTCATGATTACGCGCGGGTCACCTTCCACCATGACAGCCGGAGAAAGTTCAGAAACCTTGTTGCCCTTCTTGTCGGCAAGGCCGCTCGTGAAGTTGTCGAAGCGGACAGAGTCAGCCGGGTTCATACGGGTCACAAGATCTTCGCCGGCTTCCATGTACAGAACCAGTTCGCGGCCGTCATCGCTCCATTCAGCAGAGCTCAAGCTATAATGAACCCAGGCGCCATCGACATAAAAAGCAAGGCAGTCATCCGAAAGCATCACGTTTTTCTGGTCCATTGCTTCGGAGAAGGTAATCTTGAACTTGTCCGGTTCCATCATCTGGAACGACTCCGGAGTCAGGAATGTAGACGAAATGACCGGAGCCATGTAGTCGTTCATGCCGTACAACATTTCTTCCTTAGATTCCTTGCCATCAACAGAAATCTTATTGGCAATCGAGGCATAGCCGTATTCGATATCGCCACCCTTCGAATAAGACTTGTCAATTCCTGTCAGCATGTTCTTGACGTCGTACTTTTCAGGATCAAGCGCGAAGCCAAGCAGGGTGCCGTCTTCCGAAATGGTGAGGTCTGCAAGATTCGGATGAATGGCAACCAATTCTCCGTCGTTGTCGAGCCAGTAGAAGGTGATGTCCATCTTCTTGAGATCTTCTTCGGTAATCGGAGTTTCAAAGCCAAGCGAGGTAGAGTCCATGCGGCCATCGCCATCGCTGTCATAGAAGCCGTTCTTGTCGTTGTCCACATAAATGCGGCCAGCGTTCTTCACCGGGACTTCCTGGTTGTTCTTGTTGGTCGGCACGCCGTCGGCAGCGGTGAGAATTCCATCGGGGCAACGAGACTCGTCGCAAATGGTTTCAATCTTGAGCATATCGCCCACAGCAACCTTGCCGGACTTAACGGTAAATGCCCACTGGTCACCCTTCTTGGAGAAAGCCGTCACATCGAGCGGATCGCCATTGAGCTTCAAGCCCTGACCGCTTGTCCAAGACGGGTCCATGTCCTTGTTGAATCGAATGATCAAGGTATCGGTATCGCCGTCGCCCTTCACAAGCGTTGCCGACTGAATGACAGCGCCAATGCTATCGACCAGAGAGGTCTGCATATATTCGCATCGACCGCTAATCGACGAGCAAACATAAGCCTTCACGGCACCCGTTGCAGAATCAGTCTGCAATTCCACATTCACTTTAGAAAGTCCAAAGACGTTTTCATCCCGCCTGACATCACCGCCGTACTTTTTGAAGTCATCGTCACTCGGCCAGCTGTAGTAGAACGTATCCACATCAGCAGATTCAATCTGACCACCAAACCAGGTTACAATACGGTCGCCAATGCCATCGCCGTCGGTATCGTAAATGGCGGCATTATCAAGAGTCGGCATATCGGGGTTCGTGAACTGGTATTCACCCGGGAACGGATCTGTCAGAATGAACTTGGTGCCACCCACAGAATCCTTACCGTCATCAAAGGCGTTCATGCTGAAGTTCGAACCATCAGTCACGGCCTTGGTTGCCACCACCTTGAACTTGCCCTTGCCGTTGTCAATATTTAAGCGAATGGTGTTGTCACTTTGCTTCAGGTTTACGCCACCATCGCTCAAAAACTGGAGGTTTTCGCTTTGACCAAAAGCCTTGAAATAGAAAGTTCTCTTCAGAGTCGAATCGACACGGCCCTTTGCCGGTCCAAACGGAATAATCGCTTCGACATCGACCAGCATGGTATCGCCCACTTCATACTGAAGTTTGGAAGCATCCGTTACTTCTTTGCCTTCCACAATGTACTTGAGGTACGGCACGTAGAAGTTGTAGACCAGGCTTATAAGCGGGTCAGTGGCATCGGCATTATCAGATGTACCGAGCCTAAAGTTCTTGAGTTCATAGCGGCTCCCCACGCGAAGCTTCACGAGGCCAGAATCTGCATCGCCCTTGACAGCCTTGTGATTCTTGACGATAGTGGAATCTTCCGAAAGTTCCAGCGTCAGCATGTCGCGGCTGTACTTTTCTTCATCCGGAGCAAACACATAGAACGATGCACCCGGAATCGCATTCCTCTTGACAAGGGCAGATTCAGGGGGCACGACATAAAGAACCGCCGTACGGGTATCCCAAATTCGGAAATACTTGCAACGCACGTCGGGATTGCCATTGTAATCAATGCAATCAACATTTTCGACCGCTGCAAAAACACCCGTTGCTAGACTCAGCAACGCCAAAACGAAGAGCGAAAGAATATGCTTTTTTACAGACTGCATTATCACCTCAATACAAAACTCTGACAACGCAAAAAAAACTTTGCATTCGTCATATTCCAAAGATATGATTTTTTTTTATAAAACGGACAATAAAAATTTACGTTGTGACCCGAATCGCAGAGATTTATCAAAACAAACTAGTCCAAGTTGGAATAAGTGTTTGCTAAATCAGTGACAATATCGTCCATAAAGACCCAACCTCGGCCACTAAGCCTTAAACCAGGCTGGATTTGTAACAAATTCGAAAGCAATTCGGTTGTTAGGAAGCCTTTCTGAATCCAGCGTTCACAAACCGATTTGTCGAGTGAAATTCCGAGCTTGCGGAGCCCTTCTGGCGAGATACCCTTGGTTTGCCGGAGCGAAAGCCATAAAAACTCCATAATTTCGTCTTCACGCCTCAGCCGGTCAACCGAAAGAGCCGATTCTGGGCAGCCAGAATTAACGTATTCGCGCCACCGCGGATAAATTTCGGGGGCATAATAGCGAATTCCATGCAAATAACTGTGCGCCCCAGGCCCAAAACCGATATATTCACCCCGATTCCAGTAATTCTGGTTGTGCGCGCTTTCAAAACCTGGACGAGCAAAGTTGGAAACCTCGTAACGGTTCAGCCCCTTGCGCTCCAAAATATCGACCCCGCCCATGTACATGGGCTCGTAAAGGTCTTCGTTTACGGCAAGTTCCCCGCGATCCACGCGATGTCCAAGCCGAGAACGCGGAGAAACGTTCAATCCGTAAAAACTCACGTGATTCAGCGGAAAATCCGAAAGGCGGTCGACATCGGCCAAGAAGCCCTCAACCGTTTGGCCGGGCAAATCGAACATCAAGTCCGCATTCACCTGCAAATTCGGCGTCGAAGTCAGCAAATTCAAGGCTTCGAGCCCCTTTTCGACAGAATGCACTCGGCCAACCGTTTTTAACAAATTAGCATCAAACGTCTGGATTCCAAGGCTGACGCGGTTCACGCCAAGATCCATCGCATTTCGCACAGACTCGCAGTTCGTCGATTCCGGATTGAATTCCATGGAAATTTCGCTTAATTTCGACACATCGAGCCCCGCCGAGGCCAGACAATCGAAAATCTGGCGCAAAAATTCCGCCGGCAATTCCGAGGGGGTTCCCCCACCCAAATAGAGCGTTTTTGCCGAAGCAAGCACCCCGGGATTGCCCTTCTCGAAAGTTACAATTTGCTTACACAATAAGTCCGTATATTCCGCAAAAAGTTTCGATTGCGACGGCATGACGCGAAAATCGCAATAATCGCAAACATGGCGGCAAAACGGAATGTGAATGTAGACACAAAACATAATTTTTAAACGGATAATATAACCCAAGGGGGTTCTTTTTTATAAAATTTAGATTATATACATGTATATGGACAAGAAGACAGTAAACAAATTCAAGAAAAAATTGAAGAAGCGGCTTCCGCTCCTGATTTTCTTGACGTTGTCCACCACCATCTTCTTTTTGGCATCGACCCTGCTACTCGACGAGTCCTATAAAGACATCATCATCATCGCCATGATTTGGGCGCTGCCACTATTTATCCACTGAAGGTGCTATGGCTATTACCCGATTAACGCAGCGTAAATGTAAAGCGATTGCATTCTATATCTTGACTTGGGTGACCTTTACCCTGAGCGCCTCGGCCCTTTTGACTTACGGCGCTGGCAACGGATTCGATTCAACCCGCATGCTGTATATGCTGCAGATGTCGCTATTGACAGGCCTATCACACGCCATTTACGACGTGATTATCTTGCAAGACGAAATGGACAAGAGGCCTGTAGCGGCGGCCCTTTTGATCCGTTCCTGTTTTTTCTTGGCGAGCATTTGCGCGAACCTGACGCTTTGCATTCTCATTTGGGACATCGACCGAAGCGAAGGGCTCATCAACGAAGCCGCCCTGCAACACGTACTGGACGTATTCAAGCAATCCAAAACGCACATCCTGATTTTCGAACTGTTCATGCTCGGGCACCTGATTACCTTTATCCGTTCCGTACACAAGAAATTCGGAACACGCGTATTCATCAACACCCTGCTCGGCAAGAACCAGGACCCCAAGGAAGAAGACCTGATATTCATGTTCATCGACATGAAGCATTCCACCGAAATCGCTGAAGAACTGGGACATGTGAAGTATAGCAACTTTATCCGCGACTACTACAGGCTGCTTTCGAACTGCTGCGAAGAAAACCACGGTGAAATTTACCAGATTGCAGGCGACGGCGTGTTCTTGACCTGGAAAACTAGCGACTGCAAAAAAAAGGCTCGCCCCATAGACTGCTTTTACGACTTTGCCGAATGCCTAGACCGCACCGCCGCCAAGTTCAAGAAGCGCTACGGTGTAGTGCCCGCATTCAAGGCGGCCGCCCACTGCGGTAAGGTGATTTCGACCGAAGTCGGAAACTTCGGAAGTGAAATGGCATACCACGGCGACGTGCTAAATACAACATCTAGAATCCAGACGCTTTGCTCCAAACTCGGCCAGGACTTTTTGATTTCGGAAGACCTGTACATGCGCCTGCCACTACCGCTCCCCCACGGATTTTTGGGAGTAAAAGCCGGATTTTTCGAATTGAGGGGCAAAAAGAACGGAATTTTGATTTTTTCTCTGCATTTGCCCTT
This window encodes:
- a CDS encoding RNA polymerase sigma factor RpoD/SigA; protein product: MHIDSTDTTLKRYLEDIRRTAPLSREEEQILFQKAKEGDKIARKKLISANMRFVLKVAIQYRGCPIPLPDLVSEGAMGLVRAIESFEHTRGLKFISYGVWWIKAYITRAINEQGNLIRLPANQHLRVRKALHEQSRGKEINEEIRELIQIGQRGVSFDSPLKADSKATYAEVLPDGTATNPENESEIQSVEALARDLMEQLPEREAKVITGIFGINQEAPQTLREVGESMNISHERVRQLRDQALRRIRKYNSKEFLQDKKDAFLAAINK
- the hemW gene encoding radical SAM family heme chaperone HemW — encoded protein: MFCVYIHIPFCRHVCDYCDFRVMPSQSKLFAEYTDLLCKQIVTFEKGNPGVLASAKTLYLGGGTPSELPAEFLRQIFDCLASAGLDVSKLSEISMEFNPESTNCESVRNAMDLGVNRVSLGIQTFDANLLKTVGRVHSVEKGLEALNLLTSTPNLQVNADLMFDLPGQTVEGFLADVDRLSDFPLNHVSFYGLNVSPRSRLGHRVDRGELAVNEDLYEPMYMGGVDILERKGLNRYEVSNFARPGFESAHNQNYWNRGEYIGFGPGAHSYLHGIRYYAPEIYPRWREYVNSGCPESALSVDRLRREDEIMEFLWLSLRQTKGISPEGLRKLGISLDKSVCERWIQKGFLTTELLSNLLQIQPGLRLSGRGWVFMDDIVTDLANTYSNLD
- a CDS encoding adenylate/guanylate cyclase domain-containing protein; its protein translation is MAITRLTQRKCKAIAFYILTWVTFTLSASALLTYGAGNGFDSTRMLYMLQMSLLTGLSHAIYDVIILQDEMDKRPVAAALLIRSCFFLASICANLTLCILIWDIDRSEGLINEAALQHVLDVFKQSKTHILIFELFMLGHLITFIRSVHKKFGTRVFINTLLGKNQDPKEEDLIFMFIDMKHSTEIAEELGHVKYSNFIRDYYRLLSNCCEENHGEIYQIAGDGVFLTWKTSDCKKKARPIDCFYDFAECLDRTAAKFKKRYGVVPAFKAAAHCGKVISTEVGNFGSEMAYHGDVLNTTSRIQTLCSKLGQDFLISEDLYMRLPLPLPHGFLGVKAGFFELRGKKNGILIFSLHLPLT